A single genomic interval of Anopheles marshallii chromosome 2, idAnoMarsDA_429_01, whole genome shotgun sequence harbors:
- the LOC128716759 gene encoding uncharacterized protein LOC128716759, whose amino-acid sequence MDGHINIDHHQSTVTAQDAADGRGTRKRWQKMPTDANSSPHPSYGTTDSIPQVTIRDTSSRGRAGTSRGPPGNVARQRQQEQEQALNEEEGLKYGAQHVIKLFVPVTLCMMVVVATISSINFYTIKDVYLVYTPFHELTDDTGTKIWNALANSLILMTVIVIMTILLIVLYKHRCYKVIHGWLILSSLLLLFLFSGLYLFEILRAYNVPMDWFTAGLLVWNFGVVGMISIHWQGPLRLQQGYLIFVAALMALVFIKYLPEWTTWAVLAVISIWDLIAVLTPKGPLRILVETAQERNEQIFPALIYSSTIMYSYLGTHTDGSDGPAPLSGERSIGTGGGTAGGSRQAGGYGAVSSHVPPQTGATVEGMPLVAFRNDRTHDLPRDQTAGFTQDWASTANQRVTRRQIEVQVKASSFHICSSLQLDGAVDTSDEEGSDISDDNIVDDDDEDLDKEEEDDLEAEGGAEEEPLNSEDDVTDEDASDLFDTDNVVVCQYDKITRSRNKWKFYLKDGIMHVGGKDYVFQKSNGDAECMDGHINIDHHQSTVTAQDAADGRGTRKRWQKMPTDANSSPHPSYGTTDSIPQVTIRDTSSRGRAGTSRGPPGNVARQRQQEQEQALNEEEGLKYGAQHVIKLFVPVTLCMMVVVATISSINFYTIKDVYLVYTPFHELTDDTGTKIWNALANSLILMTVIVIMTILLIVLYKHRCYKVIHGWLILSSLLLLFLFSGLYLFEILRAYNVPMDWFTAGLLVWNFGVVGMISIHWQGPLRLQQGYLIFVAALMALVFIKYLPEWTTWAVLAVISIWDLIAVLTPKGPLRILVETAQERNEQIFPALIYSSTIMYSYLGTHTDGSDGPAPLSGERSIGTGGGTAGGSRQAGGYGAVSSHVPPQTGATVEGMPLVAFRNDRTHDLPRDQTAGFTQDWASTANQRVTRRQIEVQANMANNPSRPEYRTVTAETARTAADQPHALYEQAEERGIKLGLGDFIFYSVLVGKASSYGDWNTTIACFVAILVGLCLTLLLLAIFRKALPALPISIFFGLIFCFVTSVIVKPFTEALTLEQVFI is encoded by the exons ATGGACGGTCATATCAACATAGATCATCATCAATCAACGGTAACGGCGCAAGATGCGGCAGATGGTCGCGGAACGCGGAAACGCTGGCAAAAAATGCCCACAGACGCTAACAGCTCTCCACATCCGTCCTATGGG ACAACCGATTCCATCCCGCAAGTGACAATACGTGATACCAGTAGCCGTGGAAGAGCTGGTACATCCAGGGGTCCGCCGGGGAACGTCGCCCGACAGCGgcaacaggaacaggaacaggCATTAAACGAAGAGGAAGGACTGAAATATGGTGCGCAGCATGTGATAAAACTGTTCGTACCGGTAACCCTCTGCATGATGGTCGTTGTGGCCACGATTAGTTCGATCAATTTTTACACCATCAAGGATGTGTATCT CGTTTACACACCGTTCCACGAACTAACGGATGACACGGGCACCAAAATATGGAACGCACTAGCGAATTCGTTGATCCTGATGACGGTGATTGTAATCATGACGATTCTGCTTATCGTGCTGTACAAACACCGCTGCTACAAAGTCATCCACGGTTGGCTGATTCTGTCGtccctgttgctgctgtttctgtTTAGTGGCCTTTAcctgtttgaaattttgcgAGCATACAATGTGCCGATGGATTGGTTTACGGCGGGGCTGCTGGTGTGGAATTTTGGTGTGGTGGGCATGATCTCAATCCACTGGCAGGGTCCGCTACGGCTGCAGCAGGGCTATCTAATTTTTGTCGCCGCCCTGATGGCACTGGTATTTATCAAGTATCTTCCAGAATGGACCACATGGGCTGTTCTAGCTGTGATATCAATTTGGG ATCTTATTGCCGTACTTACGCCGAAGGGACCGTTGCGTATCTTGGTGGAAACGGCACAGGAGCGAAATGAACAAATCTTCCCTGCTCTCATCTACTCAT CTACTATCATGTATTCCTACCTCGGCACGCACACGGATGGTTCAGATGGTCCAGCGCCTTTGTCGGGTGAGCGGTCCATAGGCACGGGTGGTGGCACCGCAGGAGGAAGCCGACAGGCAGGTGGATATGGAGCAGTCAGTAGCCACGTTCCGCCCCAAACCGGAGCAACCGTAGAAGGTATGCCACTGGTTGCCTTTCGCAATGATAGAACGCATGATTTACCAAGGg ATCAAACAGCAGGTTTCACTCAAGATTGGGCGTCAACGGCTAATCAAAGAGTAACGCGGAGACAAATTGAAGTGCAGGTCAAAG cTTCTTCGTTCCATATCTGCAGCAGCCTACAACTCGACGGTGCAGTCGACACATCCGACGAGGAAGGCAGCGACATCAGCGATGACAACAtagtcgatgatgatgatgaagactTGGAcaaggaggaggaggacgatTTGGAAGCGGAAGGTGGAGCAGAGGAAGAACCGCTCAATAGCGAAGACGATGTCACGGACGAAGATGCGTCCGATTTATTCGATACGGATAACGTGGTTGTTTGTCAATATGATAAG ATCACACGATCTCGCAACAAGTGGAAGTTTTATCTAAAGGACGGCATCATGCATGTAGGTGGCAAAGATTATGTgtttcagaaatcgaacgGGGATGCAGAGTG TATGGACGGTCATATCAACATAGATCATCATCAATCAACGGTAACGGCGCAAGATGCGGCAGATGGTCGCGGAACGCGGAAACGCTGGCAAAAAATGCCCACAGACGCTAACAGCTCTCCACATCCGTCCTATGGG ACAACCGATTCCATCCCGCAAGTGACAATACGTGATACCAGTAGCCGTGGAAGAGCTGGTACATCCAGGGGTCCGCCGGGGAACGTCGCCCGACAGCGgcaacaggaacaggaacaggCATTAAACGAAGAGGAAGGACTGAAATATGGTGCGCAGCATGTGATAAAACTGTTCGTACCGGTAACCCTCTGCATGATGGTCGTTGTGGCCACGATTAGTTCGATCAATTTTTACACCATCAAGGATGTGTATCT CGTTTACACACCGTTCCACGAACTAACGGATGACACGGGCACCAAAATATGGAACGCACTAGCGAATTCGTTGATCCTGATGACGGTGATTGTAATCATGACGATTCTGCTTATCGTGCTGTACAAACACCGCTGCTACAAAGTCATCCACGGTTGGCTGATTCTGTCGtccctgttgctgctgtttctgtTTAGTGGCCTTTAcctgtttgaaattttgcgAGCATACAATGTGCCGATGGATTGGTTTACGGCGGGGCTGCTGGTGTGGAATTTTGGTGTGGTGGGCATGATCTCAATCCACTGGCAGGGTCCGCTACGGCTGCAGCAGGGCTATCTAATTTTTGTCGCCGCCCTGATGGCACTGGTATTTATCAAGTATCTTCCAGAATGGACCACATGGGCTGTTCTAGCTGTGATATCAATTTGGG ATCTTATTGCCGTACTTACGCCGAAGGGACCGTTGCGTATCTTGGTGGAAACGGCACAGGAGCGAAATGAACAAATCTTCCCTGCTCTCATCTACTCAT CTACTATCATGTATTCCTACCTCGGCACGCACACGGATGGTTCAGATGGTCCAGCGCCTTTGTCGGGTGAGCGGTCCATAGGCACGGGTGGTGGCACCGCAGGAGGAAGCCGACAGGCAGGTGGATATGGAGCAGTCAGTAGCCACGTTCCGCCCCAAACCGGAGCAACCGTAGAAGGTATGCCACTGGTTGCCTTTCGCAATGATAGAACGCATGATTTACCAAGGg ATCAAACAGCAGGTTTCACTCAAGATTGGGCGTCAACGGCTAATCAAAGAGTAACGCGGAGACAAATTGAAGTGCAGGCCAACATGGCCAACAATCCGTCCCGGCCCGAGTACCGCACGGTCACAGCAGAGACAGCCCGTACTGCAGCGGATCAGCCACATGCGTTGTATGAGCAAGCAGAAGAAA GAGGTATTAAACTTGGGCTAGGAGACTTTATTTTCTACTCTGTGTTGGTGGGCAAGGCGTCGAGCTACGGCGATTGGAACACAACAATAGCATGCTTTGTGGCAATTCTGGTG GGTCTCTGTCTaacgttgctgctgttggccaTCTTTCGCAAAGCGTTACCGGCGCTGCCGATCTCCATATTCTTCGGACTTATCTTCTGCTTCGTGACAAGCGTTATCGTGAAACCGTTCACGGAAGCACTAACGCTGGAACAGGTGTTTATTTAG
- the LOC128706896 gene encoding transcription initiation factor IIA subunit 1, which translates to MSLSQTSVLKVYTTVIDDVIAGVRDAFLDEGVDEQVLQEMKQVWTTKLLACKAIESTPESQDQQGSAMLSNKSASHAKTNGTKKSKAATAAASAAAASNNQQENGKANNNTKTNVEVKNEKIPSLVPTGNAPQAGGNQNSTGNTATPSSNTTTSTGQQQQQQNTSPAAVVSALDPDKQVAIQITLPAQPNVPNSQPRVLTIQVPASALQENQLHHVLTSPIISSIMPLPPHIASNVLQQHVNSYLQNLNLNTVPIQKQLDGACDDDVFMVESEVEGKVAAIKYKLVELPPRKKPLDRHRLDRQLINALTVGQQSFTTDDDIEPIASSSNGISALRSKAMAGMLARTSRRRPLKGARKVRTSNVGEQVSASSFHICSSLQLDGAVDTSDEEGSDISDDNIVDDDDEDLDKEEEDDLEAEGGAEEEPLNSEDDVTDEDASDLFDTDNVVVCQYDKITRSRNKWKFYLKDGIMHVGGKDYVFQKSNGDAEW; encoded by the exons ATGTCTCTCAGTCAAACATCGGTG CTTAAAGTGTACACCACCGTCATTGACGATGTCATTGCCGGTGTGCGGGATGCCTTTCTTGATGAAGGCGTTGATGAGCAGGTGCTGCAGGAAATGAAACAGGTATGGACCACAAAACTGTTGGCCTGCAAAGCGATCGAATCCACTCCAGAATCGCAAGATCAACAAGGTTCTGCTATGCTATCGAACAAG TCTGCATCACATGCAAAG ACAAACGGTACGAAGAAATCGAAGGCCGCAACGGCAGCTGCGTCGGCCGCAGCAGCATCCAACAATCAACAGGAAAAtggcaaagcaaacaacaacacaaagacAAATGTGGAGgtgaaaaatgagaaaataccCTCCCTGGTTCCTACCGGAAATGCACCGCAAGCGGGTGGAAATCAGAATAGCACCGGCAACACTGCGACCCCCAgttcaaacacaacaacatcgacaggacagcagcaacaacagcaaaacacttCACCAGCCGCCGTCGTATCAGCGCTCGATCCCGACAAGCAGGTTGCAATCCAGATAACGCTACCAGCACAACCGAACGTACCGAACAGTCAGCCGCGTGTGCTAACGATTCAGGTGCCAGCATCGGCACTGCAAGAAAATCAATTGCATCATGTGCTGACCAGTCCGATCATTTCCTCCATTATGCCACTCCCCCCGCACATTGCATCGAACGTGTTGCAGCAGCATGTGAACAGCTATTTGCAGAATCTTAATTTAA ATACCGTTCCAATCCAGAAACAGCTGGATGGTGCCTGTGACGATGACGTATTTATGGTAGAGAGTGAAGTTGAAGGAAAAGTTGCCGCCATAAAATACAAACTTGTGGAACTACCACCGCGCAAAAAACCCCTCGATCGGCATCGGCTCGATCGGCAGCTTATAAATGCACTGACAGTTGGACAACAATCTTTCACCACTGACGATGATATTGAACCAATCGCGTCAAGTAGTAATGGCATTAGTGCATTACGGTCAAAGGCAATGGCGGGAATGTTAGCTAGAACTTCTCGTCGGCGTCCATTGAAAGGAGCTCGCAAAGTACGAACGTCAAACGTAGGAGAACAAG tttcagcTTCTTCGTTCCATATCTGCAGCAGCCTACAACTCGACGGTGCAGTCGACACATCCGACGAGGAAGGCAGCGACATCAGCGATGACAACAtagtcgatgatgatgatgaagactTGGAcaaggaggaggaggacgatTTGGAAGCGGAAGGTGGAGCAGAGGAAGAACCGCTCAATAGCGAAGACGATGTCACGGACGAAGATGCGTCCGATTTATTCGATACGGATAACGTGGTTGTTTGTCAATATGATAAG ATCACACGATCTCGCAACAAGTGGAAGTTTTATCTAAAGGACGGCATCATGCATGTAGGTGGCAAAGATTATGTgtttcagaaatcgaacgGGGATGCAGAGTGGTAA
- the LOC128706897 gene encoding splicing factor U2af 38 kDa subunit — translation MAEYLASIFGTEKDKVNCSFYFKIGACRHGDRCSRIHNKPTFSQTCLLQNLYVNPQNSAKSADGSHLVANVSDEEMQEHYDNFFEDVFVECEDKYGEIEEMNVCDNLGDHLVGNVYIKFRREEDAERAAKDLNNRWFGGRPVYSELSPVTDFREACCRQYEMGECTRSGFCNFMHLKPISRELRRYLYSRRRGRSRSRSRSPRRGGGGGGGGGGGGGGGGGGIGGGRDRSRDRRRSRSRERKNDRNDNGRKGRY, via the exons ATGGCAGAATACTTGGCCTCCATTTTTGGCACCGAAAAGGATAA GGTCAACTGCTCGTTCTACTTTAAAATCGGTGCCTGCCGACATGGGGACCGCTGTTCCCGCATCCACAACAAGCCAACTTTCTCGCAAACCTGCCTCCTGCAGAACCTGTACGTAAACCCGCAGAATTCGGCCAAATCGGCCGACGGTAGCCATCTGGTAGCGAACGTATCGGACGAAGAGATGCAGGAGCATTATGACAATTTTTTCGAGGACGTGTTCGTCGAATGCGAAGACAAGTATGGCGAAATCGAGGAGATGAACGTGTGCGATAATCTTGGCGATCATTTGGTGGGCAACGTGTACATAAAGTTTCGCCGTGAGGAAGACGCTGAACGGGCTGCCAAGGATCTTAACAATCGCTGGTTTGGTGGAAGACCGGTTTATTCGGAACTGTCCCCGGTGACTGATTTCCGCGAGGCGTGCTGTAGGCAGTATGAGATGGGTGAATGCACGCGCTCCGGGTTCTGTAACTTCATGCACCTGAAGCCAATATCTCGTGAGCTGCGACGCTATTTGTACTCTAGGCGCCGCGGACGTTCCCGGTCCCGTTCTCGGTCACCACGTcgcggcggcggtggtggtggtggcggcggaggcggtggtggtggtggcggcggcggtATTGGAGGTGGTCGTGATCGTTCCCGCGATCGTCGTCGATCGCGCAGccgagaaaggaaaaacgatcGTAACGACAATGGGCGTAAAGGACGATACTGA